The following is a genomic window from Gymnodinialimonas ceratoperidinii.
CGTCAGCTTCGGACCGGGGGTTCAGGATATCGGAGGTGATCGTCACGCTGCCACGTGCGCCGGCGCCCGAGGTGCCGCCGGCGACGCCGACGTTGCCCGCGATGCCATCGGCCAGCGCGGCTTCCTCGGCGCAGAGCCGCTCGGCTGTCGCGCGCGAGGGGGGCTGCGCCGGGCCGCAGGAGGTCAGGACGACAAACAGCACGGACGTCAGCGAGGCGAGGGTCAGCAAGCGCATCAGCCAAGCCCCCGCAGCAAGCCGTCGAGGTAGTTTCCAGCGGTGCATTGCAGCGTCGCGGGGCGTTGCAGGACGTCGCCCACGGTGTTCGAGGCGGCGGTGGAATTGCCCAGCGCGATGCCGCCCGCGATGGTCACGATCTCCTGCGCCGAAGCGTTGTCGATGACGCAATTTGTGATCGGCGTGGCGTCGATACCGGGAAAGCGCCGCTCGACCTCGGTGTTCACATAGGCCCGCGCCTGTTGCCGCGCCAGTTGGTCGGCCGCGTCCTGAAACCCGACACAGGCCGAGAGAAGGAGCGGCGCCGCCAGCGCGAAGACGCGCAGGACCGCGCGCGGGGTACGGGCGCGCATCTCGCTCATCCGGAATAGCCTACGCAGATGCGGGTGCCCGCCTGCATCGCGCTGAAGCCTTCGCGGCAGCCCGCGGTGGGCGCGACGGGGGCGTGGTAGGTCGGCGCCGGAACGACATAGACGCCCGCGCCCGCTGGCGCGACGCTGCCGCTCACCAGCCGCGCCCGCGCGCATTGGTTTACGGCCTCCGCCTGCACGACGGTCACGCCGTTGCCGTGGACGGTGGTGACGATGACATGGCTGTCGTCTACACGGCGCACGTGGGGCGTGAAGCGCGCGGCGATGCG
Proteins encoded in this region:
- a CDS encoding succinate dehydrogenase, which encodes MRARTPRAVLRVFALAAPLLLSACVGFQDAADQLARQQARAYVNTEVERRFPGIDATPITNCVIDNASAQEIVTIAGGIALGNSTAASNTVGDVLQRPATLQCTAGNYLDGLLRGLG